The genomic window TGCTTGTTCCGTCTCCTTGATTTGTTGTGGAGCCTTGTCCTGTGGGTATTCCTCCTTCTAGTAGTTGTTGTCTATCTCCTGGAGGTAAGAATAATATGTATAGAAGCATTAGCACGACGATTATTATTATAACTATGGCGGCATTTGAGCCTGTTTGTCCTTTTCTCACCATTTTGTATTTATTTTTGTTGTTTCAGTATTTAAACGTTTTGCTTTGTTTTTGTTTTTTTGGTAATATGGAAGATAATTGTTTAAAAAATTTAAATGTCGCGTCTTACTATTATTTATGTTGATTGTTTTTTTTACTTCTTTTGGTGAATGCACTATTTTACATTTCTATTGTTGTATTTATCCAAAGGTTCAGTGTTTCTTTTGCTGAGTCATATCTTAAGTCTATTTCTCCTTTCATTTCATTTGTTATTTTGAAGTCTTTGTAGATGTGGCCCAGGATGCCGTAGCTTTCTTTTTCGCCATTTTTTGAATATGAAGGTCCTATTCCCATTTTTATAATTCCTAAGTTTTTGCCTTGCATTATTGCAAATTCTTTTTTGTTCTTTGTTATTTTTCCTTCTATGTATGTTATGTCGTCTCCTTTTTTTGTATGGCTTGATAGGTATGGGAAAGAGAATGGTTGTATGGATAGTATTTGACTGACAAACTCCATGCCTTTCCAAGAATAAACATTTTTAGAGGGGTTAGTCCATGCTGTTGTACTTGTAAAAGAAAATTCTTTTTCTTTTGAATCAAATTTTGTATCTAAGTATGTTCCTATGTTTTGATCGTTTATGTGTCCATATATTGATTTCCACGTTCCGTCATTGTTGCCTATGCTTACATAGTTTTTTTGGTTTATTTGTATTGCTCCAAGTATGAAGAATGCCTTTTCTCCATTTGCTAGTATTGGTTCAGGGCTAAAATATACTGATTCTATGTGGTAGTTGTTTTCTTCGCTTATTTCTCCTCCGATGAAAGTTTTTGGAGCCTTGTTGCTTATTCCATGTCCTCCGTGTACTTTTATTTTTGTTTTTTCTATTTTTGTATCTATTCCTGTGTGTATGTATCCTGTTATTTCTTCTTCTGCATCTCCTGTTGTTATTATGTTTACAAATAAATTTTTGTATACGTTATTTTTTCCGAATATTAGTACGTCGTCTTGAATTTTATTATCTAGATTTAGGTTTTGGTCTATTGTAAGATGATAGTTTCCTGTTTTTATGTTGAATCTGTTGAGTTTGAGTCCTTTTTTTCCTGGTTCTTGTATTATGTTTTCGTAGTTTTGTATTTTTGTTTCTATTTGTTCTTGTTTTGGTTGTTTGTTTAGCAGGAAATCTTTTTCCGCTTCTAGTTTTTTCTCTTCTAGTGCAGTTGTATCTGGTTGGTTTGTTATTATAGATAATGTTTTTGCGAATGTTTGTATCCAGTTCATTTTAAACCTCTCAAGTATTTTTTATTATTAAATAGTGGTGACTAATTACTATTAATATTTTATTCATATTAATAATATTAATAATATTAATTAGAAAATTTTAAATAATATAGTTCATAATGTTTGTTGATGAAGAGAAAGATAATTAGACAGGGTCTTGGAGGATATACTGTTTATTTGCCTAAAAAATGGGTAGATAAATTCAAGCTTGATAAAGGTTCAGAAGTAAATTTTGATGAAATTGGAGATGATCTTATTTTATCTGCAAATTCTAAGAAGACTGAGCTTGAAATTTCATTGACTTTATCTCATATTTCTGAGAGTAGCATAAGAACGTTAATAACGAATTCCTATCGTAAAGGGTTTGATCGGATACATGTAAATTTTGATTCAGAAAAGCAGTTCAAAATTCTGAGTGATGTTGTTAATTCAAGACTAATAGGCTTTGATGTTTTAAGAAAAGAGAAAAATGTTTGCGAGATAGAATCTGTTACGGAGCCTAATGCTGATCAGTTTGATGATATGTTGCTTAAATTTTTATTTAACATAAAACAATTACTTGTTTGTACAAAAGATCGTATTGATGAAAAATATTTTTTTGAGGACATAGAAAAAATAGAGGAAAGAATTATGAAGTATGATAATTTCTGTAGAAGAATTATTTCAAAAAGAAGTATTAGAAATAAACATTCTGAATTGCTTTGGGCATTTTTGACTCTTCTCAATCACGGTCAAAGGGAAATATATCATCTTAATAAGATCATCATGGATTATAAATTAGATAAACAACATATGGAATTATTTAATCTTGTTTCCAAAGTTTTTGAAATGGTGTTTTCTTGTTATACAAAAAAAAATATAGAACTTATTGGTAGAATTCATGAGCTTGAAAAAAAAGCTATTTATGAGAAAGGATATCATTTATTGTCCGGAAAAAATTCATCTCCTATAACATATCATCTCATGATTGCATTAAGAGAATTTTATCAGGCAAACAGCCCTCTTGCAGGGTTACTTTTTTAATCCTAAAATTTTTTGTCTAAGAGCTATGTGTTGATGATATAAACTTGTATCTGGTACTGCGTAATCGAAGTAGATTCATTTGGTCCAAAATAATATTGTTTGCTTTTTAGGGGTATTATTTGTTGGTTTATTATTTGATTGTCTTTCATTGCCCAGGCGGTAAAAACTGGCTTTGAATTTTCGCTAAGACTATCTTTTATAATATCTAGTCTATGGTCTAATATGTCTGGTTTGATTTTTTCAGTCTCTCTTAAAACGTTGTTTCCATTCTTATACTCTGAATGAAATATGATGTTTTTATTTATCTTTTTACTTCTGTATTCGATGTTGTTGTCAGGTCTGGAGAAGTTTGCTTCTCCCCATACACTTATGTATACATTATCAAGATTTACACTTATGCTGTCTGGTTCTCCTATTATTAAAGGAATTCTTTCTCGATTTATTATAGTTCCTTTAGGTGGAAGTTTTATTTCTTTGAGTATTTTATTATTTCCGTCAGAAATTGGTATTTTATTTGCGTCTGGAGAGTAATATTCTATTACTAAATTGTATGTTCCATCAGGTATATTTTCAGGTATTTTAAAATTTATCCATCCAGAAGGATATCCCATTCCCTCATATGAACCCATAGAAGATTTAGCTTCATTAAACTTGCTAGTAAGTATGCCTATTTTTTTTCCTTCAAATCCCTCAATATATATTCTTCCTTCAAATGTAGGGTACACGTCGCCATATTTATGTTTCGTGCCAGGTGTTTGCCTCATCACTGCAACTCCATCGATATCGCGTCCTCTATATCCTTTAATATATTTGTCTTTTGTTAGTGTTGTTTTTTCAGTCCATCCTTCTTTGTAGCAATAAAGACTTTCTATGTCTAATGTTACTAAGTTGTTTTCTATTTCAAGGTTCTTTCCATTAACTTGAGGCACCAGTTCAAATTTAGACAGGTTGTTGATGTATTCACTTACATGATCTATTGTTGTTTTTATGCTTCCTGCAAGTAATATGCTTCCAATTAGTAGCCAAGGCATTGTTTTTTCATTTTTTACGATCCATTCTCCGATTGTTTTTTTGTTCTTGATTTTTTCAAATTTATCTATTGCATCGTCTATTGTTTCGAATCTTTGTTCTTCGTTTATTGTGTGGATTTTTCTGAACCATTCGTTATATTTTTTCATATTCATCGGCGTTTCTGTTCTGTGTCTTCTGTAGTTATTTTCTGTTTTTTTGTAGTCTAGCGTTCCTTCTTGTGTGAGTAGGTTATTTGTGTTTAGATTTATTTTTCTTATTTTATCAAGAACTTTTTTTATTATTCCTGGTTCATCTTTTTTTTCTTGTATTGCTCTTCCTGTTTGATTATCTGGATCAAATTCCCATCCGTATTTATATTTCATTGC from Candidatus Woesearchaeota archaeon includes these protein-coding regions:
- a CDS encoding AbrB/MazE/SpoVT family DNA-binding domain-containing protein is translated as MKRKIIRQGLGGYTVYLPKKWVDKFKLDKGSEVNFDEIGDDLILSANSKKTELEISLTLSHISESSIRTLITNSYRKGFDRIHVNFDSEKQFKILSDVVNSRLIGFDVLRKEKNVCEIESVTEPNADQFDDMLLKFLFNIKQLLVCTKDRIDEKYFFEDIEKIEERIMKYDNFCRRIISKRSIRNKHSELLWAFLTLLNHGQREIYHLNKIIMDYKLDKQHMELFNLVSKVFEMVFSCYTKKNIELIGRIHELEKKAIYEKGYHLLSGKNSSPITYHLMIALREFYQANSPLAGLLF